In a single window of the Rhodamnia argentea isolate NSW1041297 chromosome 2, ASM2092103v1, whole genome shotgun sequence genome:
- the LOC115747917 gene encoding uncharacterized protein LOC115747917 has protein sequence MAGDPVEGDTEMRESERETQGRDFGWELLATARHLVDQGKPSQALQAVVMAARAKGGDQAVFEFLQRARELYRSKLQSTSAVEQLASLFAECAIAEAQPLEANPPSVPASGPSIEPDAHGNSILAETGRDQIVLDAFADGSSFICLQCGGLVSNQRRDEHYAYWCG, from the exons ATGGCAGGAGATCCGGTGGAGGGAGACACGGAGATGAgggagagtgagagggagaCGCAAGGGAGAGACTTTGGGTGGGAGTTGCTGGCCACGGCTCGCCATCTCGTTGATCAGGGCAAGCCCTCTCAGGCTCTCCAAGCG GTAGTGATGGCAGCAAGGGCTAAAGGAGGGGACCAGGCCGTGTTCGAATTCTTGCAGCGTGCCCGTGAGCTATACAGAAGCAAACTCCAATCAACTTCTGCGGTTGAACAGCTGGCTTCATTGTTCGCCGAGTGTGCAATTGCCGAAGCACAACCTTTGGAGGCCAACCCTCCATCAGTTCCTGCAAGTGGCCCATCGATCGAGCCAGATGCTCATGGAAATTCCATACTGGCAGAAACTGGAAGGGATCAGATTGTACTGGATGCGTTTGCCGATGGGAGCAGTTTCATCTGCTTGCAATGTGGGGGTCTTGTTAGTAACCAGCGTAGAGATGAGCACTACGCCTATTGGTGTGGTTGA